A part of Salvelinus alpinus chromosome 5, SLU_Salpinus.1, whole genome shotgun sequence genomic DNA contains:
- the LOC139575641 gene encoding guanylyl cyclase-activating protein 2-like, with product MGQMHQTEQNDPEIDVKSLQDMYKKFVTECPSGVLFIHEFKRFFGIDPTGEVSEYAESMFRAFDKNGDNTIDFLEFVAALNLVFRGDLEHKLRWSFKVYDKDGNGYVDRTELRAIINSIYRLKKTSKREQEGMQLSVNEVCERILQTVDVDRDGHITLEEFIKGAQGDPWIMNMLQLDMNPYGWVLEQRRKSAHF from the exons ATGGGACAGATGCACCAGACGGAGCAGAATGACCCGGAGATCGATGTCAAGTCGCTCCAGGACATGTACAAAAAGTTTGTGACGGAGTGCCCGAGCGGTGTTTTATTTATCCACGAGTTCAAGCGTTTTTTTGGCATCGACCCAACTGGGGAAGTCTCTGAGTATGCGGAGAGCATGTTTCGAGCTTTTGACAAGAATGGG GATAACACCATTGATTTTCTGGAGTTTGTGGCAGCCTTGAATCTGGTCTTCCGGGGGGACTTGGAGCACAAATTACGCTGGTCATTTAAAGTATACGACAAGGACGGCAACGGCTATGTAGATAGGACAGAACTGCGAGCTATTATTAAT AGTATATATCGATTAAAGAAGACGTccaagagagagcaggagggtatGCAGCTGTCGGTGAATGAAGTGTGTGAAAGAATACTGCAGACTGTGGATGTGGACAGGGACG GTCACATCACCCTGGAGGAGTTCATCAAGGGTGCCCAGGGAGACCCATGGATCATGAACATGCTCCAACTGGACATGAACCCTTATGGCTGGGTGCTGGAACAGAGAAGGAAGAGCGCACACTTTTAA